The stretch of DNA GCCCCCAGGGCCCCGATCCCCACCCACACCGCGTACGCCGTGCCGATGGGCAGCGTCTTCGCCGCGTAGGACAACAGGCCCATGCTGGCGACGATGGCCAGCCCCGTCAGGATGCTCGGGATGGGACGGGTGAAGCCCTCGGTGTACTTGAGCCCCACGGCCCAGCAGACCTCGAGCAGCCCCGCGATGATGAGAAGGATCCACGCCATGACGCACGACTCCTGTGTGAGCGTCGTCTTGTCGTGACCGGGTACGGCGCACCTCGTCCGGGCACGGCGGGCCCACCCCGGGCACGCCGCACGGCGAGGGCTCTTAGCGCCTCGCCTCTCGGGTATCAACGCCTGTGTGGCCCCCCTTCCTTCCCCCCTCCTCAGGGCGGCTCCGGCGAGGTGGAGGGCGACCTCGGCGCCGCGCGCCCGCCCCGCCGCGCGCGATAGCGCGCCACCGCCACCTCGACGGTGAGGCACACGTTCTCCTCGCCCAGCCGCTGCGTCAGCCCCGTCCGGCGCAACATGCCGCGCAACGGAGCATTGGCCTCGGCGACGACCAGGGTGATGTCGTGGGAGGCCAGCTCGCGCTGCTCGCCAGGGCGCTCGCGGTGATGATGGCCGCGCCCGCCTCCGGCCCCAACATCAGGTGACGAGACGGACCGAACACGGCATAGGCCAGCATGGCGACGACGCCCGCGTACAGCCCGGCGGCGGGCCGCACCCCGACGATCTGCGCGTACGCCAGCCCCTGGGGCACGAGCATCGCGCCCAGCGTCAACGCGGACAGCAGGTCCGGCCGCAGGAAGCCCCACCGGTCCTCGCGAACCCACCGCGCCCCGGGGACGAAGCCGCGAACCCTTCGCCGTGACGCGGACACGGTCCTCCAGGGAGGGGCGGGCCGCGCGCGGGGAGCCTGCTCCAATCCGGACAGGACCCCGTCATCCCGGGGAGAGGCGGGCCGGAGGGCGCCTCGTCTCGCTCCCTCCTCGCGTCCCTAGCTTCACCGGGACCTGGAGCGACCCACCGGTCGGCCCCACACAAGGAGGACGTCGTGTCTCGATTGCTCACCCTGTCCATGGTGCTCCCCGCGCTGCTGCTCGCGCCGAAGGCCCAGGCGGAAGACCTCAAGCAGGACATGTCCCCGACCGCCGGCTTCGTGCAGGAGGAGCCCTCGCTCGCCAGACGGTTCACGTTCAACGTCGGCGCCAGCCTCGTCATCCCCCTCTCGGATTCGAGTGACCGCTTCGGAGTGGGTTGGGGCTTCCTCGTCGGCGGCGCCTACAACTTCACGGACGTGCTCACCCTCCAGGCGGAATACAGCTACAGCGACTTCGACGTGAAGAACGACGCCCTGGGGATAGAGGCCATCTCCGGCGATCACGTCCTCCAGTACGGCGACCTGAACGTCCTCGTCCACCTGGTGCCGCGCAAGCGCTGGGGCATCTATCTCCTCGGGGGGCCCGGTATCTACTACCGCAAGGTCGAGGTGACGCAGTTCGCGGGCACCGCGGTGGTCCCCGTCTGCGACCCGTGGCTGCTGCTCTGCTACAACCAGGCCGTCGCGGTGGACAACGTCCTCGGCTCGCGCAGCTCCACGGACTTCGGCCTCAACGGAGGCCTGGGCTTCACCTTCCGCATCTACGGCCCCATGCGCGTCTACGCCGAGGCGCGCTACCACTACATCTTCGGTCCGAAGTTCGACACGCCCACCGGCACGCACCGGGCGAACGGCCAGTACCTGCCCATCAACCTGGGCCTGCGCTTCTGACGACACCGGGCGCCAGGCCTCGCGTCCGCCGCTCCCCGGAGGGTGACTGACAGTTCCTCCGGGGCACCCGACGTTGGACTGGGGCCCGCCCCCGCTGGAGGGTTCGACACATGCGAAGCCACGCGCGTCACGCCATGCTGCTCGTGGGGACCGTCGTCGCCGGGTTGGCGGTCATCGCCTACGCGCAGGGCCAGCCCGCGCCCCAGGCCCCATCCCCTCCCCAGGGCCCCATCGGCGCCGTGCTCGGGTACATGAACAAGGAGCCCTTCATCCTCATGTTCCTCGTCATCGCCGCCGGCTATGCGTTGGGCGCGGTGAAGGTGAAGGGCATCGCCATGGGCTCCACGGCGGCCACGCTGCTCCTGGCGCTCGTGATCAGCTTCTGGGCCTTCGACCGCCACCACGTCCAGTACGCGCTGCCGGAGTTCACCAGCACCGTGTTCTTCAACCTCTTCATCTTCGCCATCGGCATGAAGGTCGGCCCGCAGTTCCTGGGTGGCATCCACCGCGAAGGCAAGCACCTGGTCATCCTGGCCTTGTTCGTGCCGCTGTTCTCGACGCTGCTCGTCTACCTCTCGCGGTATGTCTTCGACCTGGCCCCTGGACTTCTGGCCGGCATCGTCTCCGGCGCGAACACCGCGACGCCCGGCTTCGGCGCCGCGAAGGCCGCGCTCGACAGCGGCGCCTCGGCCATCCCGCCCGAACAGCTCAAGGAAGCGACGGCCAACCTCACGACGTCCTACGCCTTCCTCTACTGCACCAGCATGGTGCTCTTCACCGTGATGATGTCGGTGATTCCCAAGGCCTTCGGCCGCGACGCCGTGGTGGACGCGAAGAAGATGGAGAAGGAGATGGAGGGCGAGGACACCACGCCGCTGCCAGGCACCGCCGACTCCTTCATCCGGGGCTACATGCCGCTGGACCTGCGCGTCTTCCGCGTGGAGAACCCCGCGCTGGACGGCCGCACGGTGGCCGACCTGGACCACGCGCACCCGCGCGTCGCCATCGAGCGCGTCTACCAGGCGGGGCGCGTCTACAACCCACCGCCGGACCTGGTGCTGCACCGGGGCGACGAGGTGGCGATGCTCGGCCCCGTCTCCCTGCTGCTCGCGGGCGGGCCCCACATCGGCCCGGAGGTGGATGACTCGAAGCTGCGCAACGTGCGCTTCGACACGGTGGAGTTCATCGTCCACAACCCGAACGTGGTGGGGAAGACCCTGGGAGAGCTGGCGCTGCGCATGGGCCAGGGCATCTACCTCAACGCCATGTTCCGGGCCGGCGACCACGTCCCCATCAGTCGAGATCGCGTCGTGCGCAAGGGCGACGTGCTGCGCATCACCGGCAGCCCCAGGCGCGTGGCGGCCCTCCGCGACGACCTGGGCCCCGAGGTCAAGCCCAGCCTCTCCACGGACATCATCACCCTGGGCCTGGGACTCGCCGCTGGCGCGCTGCTGGGCGCCATCACCATCCCCCTCTTCGGCATCAAGTTCAGCCTCGGCTCCGCCGTGGGCCTGCTCATCGTCAGCATCGGGCTGAGCATCCTGCGCACGCACAACCCGGCGCTGGGTGGCCCCTTCCCGGAGTCGGCCCGACAGCTGCTGGAGGACATCGGGCTGAACGTCTTCATCGCCATCCTCGGCCTCAACGCGGGCGCGGGGGTCGCGGACGCCATCCGTGGCGGCCTGCTCGGCCCCACGCTCGTCGTCGGCGCCGTCGCGGCCTTCGTCCCTCCCATCATCGGATGGGCCATCGGGCAGTACGCCTTCAAGATGAACACCGCGGTGCTCATGGGCGCCATCTCCGGCGCGCGCTGCAACAGCGCCGGCATGCGCGCCTCGGAGGAGGCCGCGCAGAGCATCGTCCCGGCCATCGGCTATCCCGTCACCTTCGCCATCTCGAACCTGCTGCTGACGCTCATCGCCTACCTGTTCGCCCTGATGAAGTGATTCCGGAGATCGCCCGTGAGCACGCCCTTGCCTTCCTGGAACGATGGTTCCACTCGCGAAACGCTGCTGTCCTTCGTCTCCTCCGTGACGACGGAGGGCGCGAGCGGCTATGTCCGTCCGGAGGAGCGCGTCGCCGTCTTCGACAACGACGGGACGCTCTGGGCCGAACAGCCGATGTACGTCCAGGCGCTCTTCGCCATCGACCGGGTCCGGGAGCTGGCGCCCCAGCACCCGGAGTGGCATGGACGACAGCCCTTCAAGGCCATCCTCGAGGACGACGAGGAGGCCCTCCGCGCCCTCAGCGAACACGACGCCGCGGCGCTCGTGGCGGCGACGCACGCGGGGATGACCACGACCGAGTTCGCGCGGCAGGCGCGCGACTGGCTGGCCCGGGCGCGCCACCCCCGCTTCCAGCGCCCCTTCACCCGCTGCGTCTACCAGCCCATGCTGGAGCTGCTCGACTTCCTGCGCGCGAACGGGTTCGACCTGCACGTCGTCTCGGGCGGCGGCGTCGACTTCCTGCGGGCGTTCTGCGAGGAGACATATGGCATCCCCTCCTCGCATGTCATCGGCAGCAGCGGGAAGACGCGCTTCGAGCTGCGCGACGAGGGGCCGGTGCTGGTCAAGCTCCCCAGCCTGACCAGCCTCGACGACGGCGAAGGCAAGCCCATCAACATCCACCTGCACATCGGCAAGCGGCCCCTGCTCGCGTTCGGCAACTCGGATGGCGACCTCCAGATGCTCCAGTACACGAGCGCGGAGGGACATCCCCGCCTGCGCCTGCTGCTCCACCACGACGACGCGGAGCGGGAGTACGCCTACGATCGCGACGCCCGCGCCGGTCGGCTGGACCGCGCCCTGGACGTCGCCGCGCATGACGGGTGGACCGTGGTGAGCATGCGCTCGGACTGGAAGGACGTCTTCCCCGTCCACTCCCTCGCGGGCGAGCGAACCGTCGCGGAGGGTCAGGCGGGAACACCGCCGCGAGGCAGGTGACCGGAGTGCCCCCGCCCCTCCCGCCGCTTCACCCACAGCCGGTAGGGCACCAGCGCCAATATCCGGATGAGGACGTAGGAGCCCACCACCCCCGCGACCTCCAACGCCCGGAGGTGCGGGTAGCTCTGGCTGATGATGGTCATCGACAGGACGGGGTGCGCGAACGCGGCGGCGATGGCCACCGCCTTGCGGTCCTCCAGCCGCGGCCCCCCGGCCCAGTGCCCCAGCAGCGCGGAGAGCGTCACCATCACCACCAGCGCCAGCACCGCGAGCCACGCGACCTGGAGGAGCCGGGGACCCACGACGAAGAGCAGCCCCACGCACACCGCGATCAGCAGCCCCGTGAACAACCGGTTGCACCAGGGAGCCAGGACGCGCGCGGCCCTCGGGAAGAGGCGCTGGACGGCGATCCCCACCACCAGCGCCGGGAACAGCTTCACGGCGAGCAGTCGGAACACGAGCCCCGGCGACGCCTGGAACTCGACGCCCAGGCGCGCGTCCAGCCGGGCGACCCAGAACGGCACCGTCACCAGCGCGAACACGCTCAGCAGCATCAACAGGTTCATCGACGTCGTCGGGCTGGCCCCGAACGCCTTCGCCTGGTTGAGCTGGAGCGGGGCACCGGGACAGACGGCCATCAGGATCACGGCGCTGCCCACCACCGTGGGCAACCGGAACAGGGTGACCACGGCGGTGGCCACCAGCGGGACGAGCACGAGGACCACCAGCAGCGCGCGAGCGTAGAGCGCCGGGCGCGCGACGATCTGCCGCGACGCCCCAGGCTCGCGGACGAGCCCCTGTGTGAACATGAACAGGGTCACGATGTTGGACAGCACGAACACGATGACGGTCCTGAGCATGCTCGGCTCCTCTCGGACGGCGCGCGGAAGGCCCCGACGTTGTTGTTCATCATTCGAGCGCTCTCGCGGGAGGCCAGGGCGACCCGCCCAGCGCGCGCCCGCTCAACTCACGCTCTGGCGGAGCTGATCGACGACGGCGAGGAACTGGCGATCCATCACCAGCAGGACCGCCAGCGGGAGGAGCGCCGCGCCCCCCACGGCCGCGAAGGCCCGCTGGTCATACGGGAACAGCCTCATCCTCCGCGCGACCGCGAAGGAGGTCCCCAGGTCCGCCAACGACGAGAAGTCCTCGGCCGCCAGCGGGTCCACCCCCGGATGGGCCTGGAACCACCGGCGCTCGAACTCGCGGGAATGGTGCGAGGCGACCGTGGAGAACCAGGGCCCCCCTCGGCGCTTGGCCTTCACCAGCGCCGGACTGAAGAACGCGAGCGGCGCGAAGACCAGGATGCACGCGAGGACGCCGAAGATGAGCTGGGGCATCACGTAGTCGATGGGGGCCTGGGTGATGGCCGCGGCGTTCTTGCGGAACGAGTACGCGGCGATGGGCATCGCCACCGCGAACACCACCACGGAGAAGCTGGCCTGACAGACGGGGAGGAAGCCCAGGCCACCCGCCGTGTCCGGATGGGTGGGGACCAGCGACAGCGGCAGCCGGGAGGCCCGCCACAGGAACACCGCCCACACCACGCCCCGCCACAGCCACCGCAGCACCAGGAAGCGCAGCAGCGGCTGGCTCACGAGCACATACCAGGTCCCCGCCAGCGAGGTCCGCGCCCCCGAGCGCGTCACG from Myxococcus stipitatus encodes:
- a CDS encoding aspartate:alanine exchanger family transporter; its protein translation is MRSHARHAMLLVGTVVAGLAVIAYAQGQPAPQAPSPPQGPIGAVLGYMNKEPFILMFLVIAAGYALGAVKVKGIAMGSTAATLLLALVISFWAFDRHHVQYALPEFTSTVFFNLFIFAIGMKVGPQFLGGIHREGKHLVILALFVPLFSTLLVYLSRYVFDLAPGLLAGIVSGANTATPGFGAAKAALDSGASAIPPEQLKEATANLTTSYAFLYCTSMVLFTVMMSVIPKAFGRDAVVDAKKMEKEMEGEDTTPLPGTADSFIRGYMPLDLRVFRVENPALDGRTVADLDHAHPRVAIERVYQAGRVYNPPPDLVLHRGDEVAMLGPVSLLLAGGPHIGPEVDDSKLRNVRFDTVEFIVHNPNVVGKTLGELALRMGQGIYLNAMFRAGDHVPISRDRVVRKGDVLRITGSPRRVAALRDDLGPEVKPSLSTDIITLGLGLAAGALLGAITIPLFGIKFSLGSAVGLLIVSIGLSILRTHNPALGGPFPESARQLLEDIGLNVFIAILGLNAGAGVADAIRGGLLGPTLVVGAVAAFVPPIIGWAIGQYAFKMNTAVLMGAISGARCNSAGMRASEEAAQSIVPAIGYPVTFAISNLLLTLIAYLFALMK
- a CDS encoding HAD family hydrolase — protein: MSTPLPSWNDGSTRETLLSFVSSVTTEGASGYVRPEERVAVFDNDGTLWAEQPMYVQALFAIDRVRELAPQHPEWHGRQPFKAILEDDEEALRALSEHDAAALVAATHAGMTTTEFARQARDWLARARHPRFQRPFTRCVYQPMLELLDFLRANGFDLHVVSGGGVDFLRAFCEETYGIPSSHVIGSSGKTRFELRDEGPVLVKLPSLTSLDDGEGKPINIHLHIGKRPLLAFGNSDGDLQMLQYTSAEGHPRLRLLLHHDDAEREYAYDRDARAGRLDRALDVAAHDGWTVVSMRSDWKDVFPVHSLAGERTVAEGQAGTPPRGR
- the sugE gene encoding quaternary ammonium compound efflux SMR transporter SugE; the protein is MAWILLIIAGLLEVCWAVGLKYTEGFTRPIPSILTGLAIVASMGLLSYAAKTLPIGTAYAVWVGIGALGAAVLGVVLFHEPLTLPRAAFLAMLLVAIVGLKATSGAGH
- a CDS encoding SulP family inorganic anion transporter, with protein sequence MSASRRRVRGFVPGARWVREDRWGFLRPDLLSALTLGAMLVPQGLAYAQIVGVRPAAGLYAGVVAMLAYAVFGPSRHLMLGPEAGAAIITASALASSASWPPTTSPWSSPRPMLRCAACCAGRG
- a CDS encoding outer membrane beta-barrel protein, encoding MSRLLTLSMVLPALLLAPKAQAEDLKQDMSPTAGFVQEEPSLARRFTFNVGASLVIPLSDSSDRFGVGWGFLVGGAYNFTDVLTLQAEYSYSDFDVKNDALGIEAISGDHVLQYGDLNVLVHLVPRKRWGIYLLGGPGIYYRKVEVTQFAGTAVVPVCDPWLLLCYNQAVAVDNVLGSRSSTDFGLNGGLGFTFRIYGPMRVYAEARYHYIFGPKFDTPTGTHRANGQYLPINLGLRF